The following coding sequences are from one Humulus lupulus chromosome X, drHumLupu1.1, whole genome shotgun sequence window:
- the LOC133804510 gene encoding uncharacterized protein LOC133804510: MDSVTNFRKEDVRVVPTWIQLTGLELKYWGEKSLFKIVSQIGKPLQVDEITKNRDRLSYPRILIEVSLTQDLPYEVSFTNEFDQKVEVDVFYEWKPVLCGHCKGYGHITENCRKKDGQKKEWVIKKDNNVIQAMRKEKSVMVDDEGFQQVTRSGKYNLAVAHPTIVANSFDALSSEFGECSKVGEARDITGGGEEPPPPNG, from the coding sequence ATGGATTCAGTAACAAATTTTAGAAAGGAAGATGTGAGAGTGGTTCCTACTTGGATACAGTTGACTGGTCTGGAGTTGAAATACTGGGGAGAGAAGTCTCTTTTCAAAATTGTGAGTCAAATTGGGAAACCTCTTCAGGTGGATGAGATTACAAAAAACAGGGATAGGTTGAGCTATCCACGAATCCTCATTGAAGTTTCTCTCACACAGGACTTGCCTTATGAGGTATCCTTCACTAATGAATTTGATCAGAAGGTTGAAGTGGATGTGTTTTATGAGTGGAAACCAGTCCTTTGTGGACATTGCAAAGGATATGGGCACATCACGGAAAATTGTAGGAAGAAAGATGGGCAGAAGAAAGAATGGGTGATTAAAAAGGATAACAATGTGATACAAGCCATGAGAAAAGAAAAAAGTGTAATGGTGGATGATGAGGGGTTTCAGCAAGTGACTAGAAGTGGCAAATACAATTTGGCAGTGGCTCATCCCACTATAGTTGCTAATAGTTTTGATGCTCTAAGTTCTGAATTTGGAGAATGTTCGAAAGTTGGTGAAGCAAGGGATATCACAGGGGGAGGGGAGGAGCCTCCGCCTCCTAATGGATAG
- the LOC133804498 gene encoding transcription factor MYB1-like — translation MGRSPCCSKEGLNKGAWTVLEDKILTAYIEAHGEGQWRNLSKKAGLKRSGKSCRLRWLNYLRPDIKRGNISLEEEDLIIRLHKLLGNRWSLIAGRLPGRTDNEIKNYWNTILSKKILNKEKSSSSYSGDDEEKATKTSNRVSSDSDAGGGGTTQVIRTRASRCTRPVVIPNPTTTTTTISPTIDEPPPPLLELDHNNNHYSHRLFTNDHQPQINSVDRYHGGDGDDYFGVLLLPCDDAVLMNDWSAVVNDYDIDPISSFEETNDDIFDFDLNSFWLNLASY, via the exons ATGGGAAGGAGTCCATGTTGTTCTAAAGAAGGACTCAACAAAGGAGCTTGGACTGTTTTAGAAGACAAAATCCTCACAGCTTACATCGAAGCACATGGAGAAGGTCAATGGAGAAACCTTTCCAAAAAAGCTG GTTTGAAGAGGAGTGGAAAGAGTTGCAGACTTAGATGGCTGAATTATCTAAGGCCAGATATTAAGAGAGGTAACATCTCTCTTGAAGAAGAGGACCTCATCATCAGACTCCATAAACTTCTTGGCAACag aTGGTCTCTCATAGCTGGGAGGCTTCCTGGGAGAACAGACAACGAAATAAAGAACTACTGGAACACTATCTTAAGCAAGAAAATACTTAATAAAGAAAAGTCATCAAGCTCCTACTCCGGCGATGATGAAGAAAAAGCCACCAAAACAAGCAACCGAGTGTCGTCGGATTCAGACGCCGGTGGTGGTGGGACCACCCAAGTGATAAGAACCAGGGCCAGTAGGTGCACCAGACCAGTGGTTATTCCAAAcccaacaactactactactactatttctCCCACCATtgatgaaccaccaccaccattaCTAGAGCTTGATCATAATAATAATCACTACAGTCATCGTTTATTCACAAACGATCATCAGCCACAGATAAACTCGGTGGATCGTTATCACGGCGGCGACGGTGATGATTATTTTGGAGTTTTGCTGCTGCCCTGTGACGACGCCGTTTTGATGAATGATTGGTCAGCGGTGGTTAATGATTATGATATTGATCCGATTAGTAGTTTTGAGGAAACAAATGATGACATCTTTGATTTTGATTTGAACTCGTTTTGGTTGAATCTAGCTAGCTATTAG